A section of the Paenibacillus aurantius genome encodes:
- a CDS encoding HPr family phosphocarrier protein translates to MRIHQIQVRHTLSVADKEDLARQAGRFKSDIHFLLNDETVQVDAKSLLGLLLQSLSQGTRLTVRTRGSDELEALEYVCDLLESPQPSSGSA, encoded by the coding sequence ATGAGAATCCATCAAATTCAAGTCAGACACACTCTGTCGGTGGCGGACAAGGAAGATCTTGCCCGACAAGCCGGCCGCTTCAAGTCGGATATCCACTTTCTCCTGAATGACGAAACGGTGCAGGTCGATGCCAAAAGCTTGCTCGGCCTGCTTTTGCAATCGCTTTCCCAGGGCACCCGGCTGACGGTCCGGACGCGCGGCTCCGATGAACTGGAGGCGCTCGAATACGTCTGCGACCTGCTGGAAAGCCCGCAGCCGAGCAGCGGCAGCGCTTAG
- the mobA gene encoding molybdenum cofactor guanylyltransferase, whose translation MLTGVILTGMDPLGASRTDAAEVLLLRQIRSMRKVCGELIVMTEEPRRLLPVVDRSVRLLSGYYAGKAPLAHLHAALSLSLGERLWVVSGSRPLLSPKAAERLLAYGAGQEWEALLPEKAGAVYPLPGLYRKACLPAVSALLEKGESRLEALAGSLKVLPVPERVWAAAGIRLEAGKPLLTLSGWDC comes from the coding sequence ATGCTGACAGGCGTCATATTGACGGGGATGGACCCGTTGGGGGCCAGCCGGACGGATGCGGCGGAAGTCCTTCTCCTGCGCCAGATCCGCAGCATGCGGAAGGTGTGCGGCGAGCTTATCGTCATGACGGAGGAGCCGCGAAGGCTGCTTCCGGTGGTGGACCGGTCGGTCCGGCTTCTAAGCGGTTATTACGCGGGAAAAGCCCCGCTCGCTCACCTTCACGCCGCCCTTTCCCTTAGTCTTGGAGAAAGGCTTTGGGTGGTGAGCGGCAGCCGTCCTCTGCTTTCCCCCAAGGCGGCGGAGCGCCTGCTGGCCTACGGGGCCGGGCAGGAGTGGGAGGCGCTGCTGCCGGAAAAAGCCGGGGCGGTTTACCCGCTTCCCGGCCTCTACCGCAAGGCCTGCCTGCCTGCGGTTAGCGCGCTGCTGGAGAAAGGCGAGAGCCGCTTGGAGGCTCTCGCCGGGAGCCTGAAGGTGCTCCCGGTGCCCGAAAGGGTATGGGCGGCGGCCGGAATCCGGCTGGAAGCCGGGAAGCCGCTGCTTACCCTTAGCGGATGGGACTGCTAG
- a CDS encoding Crp/Fnr family transcriptional regulator, whose amino-acid sequence MDPKRITEQSVAGNTTAFSEQNLDRLKAIMYEHKVQAGANLFWEGDDADKLYFLKRGRIQITKATDEGKELILYVYESGDLLGQIDPFNDSKHSFSGVAVEDSVVGVLQQKDLEVLIWQHGDLAIEFMKWMGLTHRLTQTKFRDLMLYGKPGALCSTLIRLSNTYGKPEGENILITKKLTHSELSDMIGATRESVNRMLNDLKKQGVLDNENGYIVIKDLAYLQGICRCEHCPKDICRI is encoded by the coding sequence ATGGACCCGAAGCGCATAACCGAGCAAAGCGTCGCCGGCAACACGACTGCTTTTAGCGAACAGAACCTGGACCGATTGAAGGCCATCATGTACGAGCATAAAGTTCAGGCAGGCGCCAACCTGTTCTGGGAGGGCGACGACGCCGACAAGCTCTACTTCCTTAAGCGCGGGCGGATCCAGATCACCAAAGCCACGGACGAAGGCAAAGAGCTGATCCTCTATGTATACGAAAGCGGGGACCTGCTCGGGCAGATCGATCCGTTTAACGATTCGAAGCACAGCTTCAGCGGGGTGGCCGTGGAAGACAGCGTCGTGGGCGTCCTGCAGCAGAAGGACCTCGAGGTGCTGATCTGGCAGCATGGCGATTTGGCCATCGAGTTCATGAAATGGATGGGCCTCACCCACCGGCTGACCCAGACCAAATTCCGCGACCTGATGCTGTACGGCAAGCCGGGCGCCCTCTGCTCCACCCTGATCCGGCTCAGCAACACGTACGGCAAGCCGGAAGGGGAGAATATCCTCATCACCAAAAAATTAACGCATTCCGAGCTCTCCGACATGATCGGAGCCACCCGGGAAAGCGTCAACCGCATGCTGAATGACCTGAAGAAGCAGGGCGTCCTCGATAACGAGAACGGGTATATCGTGATCAAGGACTTGGCCTACCTGCAGGGCATCTGCCGCTGCGAGCACTGCCCCAAGGACATCTGCCGGATTTGA
- a CDS encoding NAD-dependent epimerase/dehydratase family protein, which produces MGRMNVLVLGGTKFFGKRLVNKLAARGHEVTVATRGRSLAEGLDHRVRRVTVDRTDGEAMMNAFGDRSYDVVYDQIGFTPQDARTAVETFGSRIGRYVFTSSMAVYDDTNEVIREEAFDPHRYPVDLDRGSYDYQEGKRQAEAYLYQNAPFPVTAVRVSLVISGEDDYTGRFAYHVDKVRQGKPIGILQPFSFSYIAADELAGFLYFLGIEAEYAGPVNANNTGWLSMEEFVEELEKGTGGTSGLCLAGEGEEKSPYSMGATYKLSNERAAALGFSFRPVRAAIAEEVKRYLGVPVE; this is translated from the coding sequence ATGGGGAGAATGAACGTACTGGTGCTTGGAGGAACGAAGTTTTTCGGTAAGCGGCTTGTGAACAAGCTGGCCGCCCGGGGGCATGAAGTCACCGTGGCGACACGGGGGAGAAGCTTGGCCGAAGGCTTGGACCACCGGGTCCGGCGGGTGACCGTCGACCGGACGGACGGGGAGGCCATGATGAATGCCTTCGGGGACCGGTCGTACGATGTGGTCTATGACCAGATCGGGTTCACGCCGCAGGATGCCCGGACCGCGGTGGAGACGTTCGGCTCCCGCATCGGACGCTACGTGTTCACCTCGTCGATGGCCGTGTATGACGATACGAACGAGGTAATCCGGGAGGAGGCTTTTGATCCTCACCGCTATCCGGTGGATTTGGACCGAGGGTCGTACGATTACCAGGAGGGCAAACGCCAGGCGGAGGCTTACCTGTACCAGAACGCCCCCTTCCCGGTAACGGCAGTCCGGGTTTCGCTGGTCATTTCGGGGGAAGACGATTATACGGGGAGATTCGCCTACCATGTGGACAAGGTCCGCCAAGGGAAGCCCATCGGGATTCTTCAGCCCTTCTCGTTCAGCTATATAGCGGCGGATGAGCTCGCCGGCTTCCTGTATTTCCTGGGAATCGAAGCGGAGTATGCCGGACCCGTCAACGCGAACAATACCGGGTGGCTGAGTATGGAAGAATTCGTGGAGGAGCTGGAAAAAGGAACCGGAGGAACGTCCGGGCTCTGCCTGGCCGGGGAAGGGGAGGAGAAGTCGCCCTATTCGATGGGGGCCACCTACAAGCTTTCGAATGAGCGGGCCGCCGCGCTTGGTTTCTCCTTCCGGCCGGTCCGGGCGGCTATTGCCGAGGAGGTCAAGCGCTACCTCGGCGTTCCGGTCGAGTAG